ATCTTTGTGAAGAATGAGCTGAAGAGATTTAAGAGGATGCTGAGTCCAGATTACCAAGAAAACATAGTACAGAGAGagtacatttaatcatttagcggacgcttttatccaaggcACAATGACactgcatttatacatcaggagcagttaggggttcagtgtcttgctcaaggtcacttacacacttggtaaggaggagtggggaatcgaAATAGCAActttctgattactaaacgactcctctacctcctgtaccactgtcacagAGTAAAGAAGAGGATGAGAATGAAGCCAGAGAAGGGGCTCTGAAAATGGACTTCCTTAGGAATATGGAGCAGCAAGATCTCGCTGACAAACTGCAAGAAAGTAAGAATTCTTCCTTTATTCATATTTGCATTTTTTGCATCAATTAGATAAAATTAGGAAAACAACAAATTAGGAAAAATAGAAACAGCTATTGTTTGTCCTCAGTGTCAGTGGCTTGCAAaacattattatgttttattttgttttttgaaataGAGATGTACGTAGTTTTTCAGACTGAGCTCaaaagaaatctcaagaacAAGTACCAGACTGTTTCTGAAGGAATACCCGCACAAGGAAGCTCTGATCTTCTAGAAAAGATCTACACAGaggtctacatcacagagggaggaagtggaaaagTAAATGCAAAGCATGAAGTCAGGCAGATTGAGTCAAGATCCAAGAGACCAGCTGGACAGGAGACATCAATCAgatgcagtgacatctttaaactCTTACCTGGCCAAGACAAGCCAATCAGAAGTGTTGTCACAAAAGGAGTTGCTGGCATTGGTAAAACTGTCTCAGTTCAGAAGTTCATCCTGGACTGGGCAGAGGGAACAGAAAACCAGGATATCCACTTCATATTTCCACTGCCTTTTAGGGAGCTCAACCCCATGAGAGAAAATCAGCTCTCTTTGATGGATCTCCTCCACCACTTcttcacagaaaaaaagcagTTAACTTTTCCCAGCCAAGGGAAGTACAAAGTgttgttcatctttgatggtctggatgaatgTCGACTCCAACTAGACTTTCAGAATAATGAAAGTTTGACTGATGTGACAGAGGTCACCTCATTGGATGTACTCCTGACAAATGTTATCAAGGGTAATCTGCTGCCCTCTGCTTTACTTTGGATTACCtctcgaccagcagcagccaatcaaatcccgCCTGAGTGTGTTGACCGGGTCACAGAGGTACAAGGgttcaatgacccacagaaggaggagtacttcaggaagaagATCAGTGATCAGAATCTTGCCAGCAAAGTCATCTCTCACATCAAATTATCAAGGAGTCTCCACATTATGTGCCACATACCAGTGTTCTGCTGGATTGCTGCTACTGTTCTTGGGCTAATTCTTGGCTCTTCAGGAGGTGGACAGATTCCAAAGACTTTGACAGAGATGTACACCTATTTCCTTATtttccaaacaaaacagaggagcCTAAAGTTTGAAAATGTGCATGACCTTGATCCACAGTGGAACCAGGAAGTTATCCTTGGTCTTGGAAAGTTGGCATATGAACAGTTAGAGAAGGGTAATCTGATTTTCTATGAAGAAGACCTGCgagagtgtggcattgatgtcagagaGGCAGCAGTATGCTCTGGCATCTGCTCCCAGATCTTTCGAGAAGAATCAGGGCTTTATCAAGAGAAGGTGTTCTGCTTCGTGCATTTAAGTGTCCAGGAGTATCTTGCAgctttgtatgtgtttctgaTGATGGCAATTGAAAGGAAAGACATACTTTCCAGACACCAAACTCATGGAACATCCATTCAGCACTGGATACAGACATGGATTTGGTGGTCTCCTGTAATAAAGACATACATGATCACCTTACACAAGAGTGCCGTGGACAAAGCTTTGGAGCATGAAGATGGACGCTTTGACCTATTCCTCCGTTTccttcttggcctctctctggagtctAACCAGACTCTCCTGCATGGCCTACTACAGAGAGGACGAAATAAGATCGACAATGAAGAAACAATCAGTTACATTAAGGAAAAGATCAGGGATGTTCCTTCATCAGAAAGGGTCATcaacctcttccactgtctgcatGAACTCAATGATCACTCCTTAGTGGAAGAGGTCCAGAACTTCCTGAGTGCTGAGACACTTTCTGGAGCTGAACTCTCACCTGCCCAGTGGTCAGCtctagtgtttgtgctgctgacatcagaacagaaccTGGATGTGTTTGACTTGAAGAAGTACATCAGATCTGATGAAGCTTT
The sequence above is drawn from the Clupea harengus chromosome 19, Ch_v2.0.2, whole genome shotgun sequence genome and encodes:
- the LOC105905356 gene encoding NLR family CARD domain-containing protein 3-like — its product is METPGDAPEGQRHVRRERPPSPVPTCMSMKSDRSNDPPLNFQNEDGTNASRHVRRERPPSPVPTCMSMKSDRSNDPPLNFQNEDGTNASRHVRRERPPSPVPTCMSMKSDRSNDPPLNFQNEDGTNASRSQMEECKPDAVSDQFTQSQHGDLKHIFQSKEEDENEAREGALKMDFLRNMEQQDLADKLQEKMYVVFQTELKRNLKNKYQTVSEGIPAQGSSDLLEKIYTEVYITEGGSGKVNAKHEVRQIESRSKRPAGQETSIRCSDIFKLLPGQDKPIRSVVTKGVAGIGKTVSVQKFILDWAEGTENQDIHFIFPLPFRELNPMRENQLSLMDLLHHFFTEKKQLTFPSQGKYKVLFIFDGLDECRLQLDFQNNESLTDVTEVTSLDVLLTNVIKGNLLPSALLWITSRPAAANQIPPECVDRVTEVQGFNDPQKEEYFRKKISDQNLASKVISHIKLSRSLHIMCHIPVFCWIAATVLGLILGSSGGGQIPKTLTEMYTYFLIFQTKQRSLKFENVHDLDPQWNQEVILGLGKLAYEQLEKGNLIFYEEDLRECGIDVREAAVCSGICSQIFREESGLYQEKVFCFVHLSVQEYLAALYVFLMMAIERKDILSRHQTHGTSIQHWIQTWIWWSPVIKTYMITLHKSAVDKALEHEDGRFDLFLRFLLGLSLESNQTLLHGLLQRGRNKIDNEETISYIKEKIRDVPSSERVINLFHCLHELNDHSLVEEVQNFLSAETLSGAELSPAQWSALVFVLLTSEQNLDVFDLKKYIRSDEAFLRLQPVVEECQKAQLNSCGLTERSCTALAWILSKPSELKNVDLSDNSIGDIGVQELCSGLENPNCALETFRLSDCSITEEGYDQI